In a genomic window of [Empedobacter] haloabium:
- a CDS encoding fumarylacetoacetate hydrolase family protein → MKEASAMSLLPADLADALLVGRVWRGGAIDGPCVVAVRAGEVYDITAHAATVADLLEREDAVAIARTAPGEHLGNAERLIVDALAGNHTPARLLAPCDLQAIKACGVTFAVSLLERVIEEQAGGDAARAERLRGELLATIGADLSSIKPGSPEAEKLKQEFISRGAWSQYMEVGIGPYAEVFSKSQPMSAVGFGADVGLHPDSQWNNPEPEIVLAVNSRGSVMGATLGNDVNLRDIEGRSALLLGKAKDNNGSCAIGPFIRLFDERFTLDTVRNAEVRLTIEGADDDFVLAGASMMRQISRDPLDLVAQTCGRHHQYPDGFMLFLGTMFSPIKDRDSAGGGFTHHLGDRVTITTPALGGLVNHVQRSDRIAPWTFGVRALYGNLARRNLPTPQTETNR, encoded by the coding sequence ATGAAGGAAGCGTCAGCAATGTCGCTGCTGCCGGCCGACCTGGCCGACGCCCTGCTGGTCGGGCGCGTCTGGCGCGGCGGCGCCATCGACGGCCCCTGCGTCGTCGCCGTGCGCGCCGGCGAGGTGTACGACATCACCGCCCACGCGGCCACCGTCGCCGACCTGCTGGAACGCGAAGATGCCGTGGCCATCGCCCGCACGGCGCCCGGCGAGCACCTGGGCAACGCCGAGCGGCTGATCGTCGATGCCCTCGCCGGCAACCACACACCGGCGCGGCTGCTGGCACCATGCGACCTGCAGGCCATCAAGGCCTGCGGCGTCACGTTCGCCGTCAGCCTGCTGGAACGCGTGATCGAGGAACAGGCCGGCGGCGATGCCGCCCGCGCCGAGCGCCTGCGCGGCGAGCTGCTGGCCACGATCGGCGCCGACCTGTCCAGCATCAAGCCCGGCTCGCCCGAAGCAGAAAAACTGAAGCAGGAATTCATCAGCCGCGGTGCCTGGTCGCAGTACATGGAAGTGGGCATCGGCCCGTATGCCGAGGTGTTTTCGAAGTCGCAGCCGATGTCGGCGGTCGGCTTCGGCGCGGACGTCGGCCTGCACCCGGATTCGCAGTGGAACAACCCCGAGCCGGAGATCGTACTGGCCGTCAACAGCCGCGGCAGCGTGATGGGCGCCACCCTGGGCAACGACGTCAACCTGCGCGACATCGAGGGCCGCAGCGCCCTGTTGCTGGGCAAGGCCAAGGACAACAACGGTTCCTGCGCCATCGGCCCCTTCATCCGCCTGTTCGACGAACGCTTCACGCTGGACACGGTGCGCAACGCCGAGGTGCGCCTGACCATCGAAGGCGCCGACGACGACTTCGTGCTCGCTGGCGCCAGCATGATGCGCCAGATCAGCCGCGACCCGCTCGACCTGGTCGCGCAGACCTGCGGCAGGCACCACCAGTACCCGGACGGCTTCATGCTGTTCCTGGGGACCATGTTCTCGCCGATCAAGGACCGCGACAGCGCGGGCGGCGGCTTTACCCACCACCTGGGCGACCGCGTCACCATCACGACGCCGGCGCTGGGTGGCCTGGTCAATCATGTCCAGCGCAGCGACCGCATCGCGCCCTGGACCTTCGGCGTGCGTGCGCTGTACGGCAACCTGGCCCGGCGCAACCTGCCAACACCACAAACGGAGACGAATCGATGA